In one Musa acuminata AAA Group cultivar baxijiao chromosome BXJ2-5, Cavendish_Baxijiao_AAA, whole genome shotgun sequence genomic region, the following are encoded:
- the LOC135612340 gene encoding beta-galactosidase 13-like, giving the protein MEISKCCLLLLVASSLYYIVCSTTVSHDGRALVIDGQRRVIFSGSIHYPRSTPEMWPDLIRKSKEGGLDAIETYVFWNGHEPRRREYNFEGNYDLIRFLKEVQNAGLYAILRIGPYVCAEWNYGGLPVWLYKIPGMQTRTDNQPWKDEMQNFTTLIVDKVKEERLLATQGGPIILLQIENEYGNGDIEIRYGEAGPRYINWCANMAESLVSDVPWIMCQQSDAPQPMINTCNGFSGCDGFTPNNGNSPKIWTENWTGSFKIWGSPHPHRPVEEVAFQVARFFQSNGTVQNYYMYHGGTNFGRTSGGPYIATSYDYDAPLDEYGNIRQPKWGHLKELHASVKLMEKALTYGEVVEDHLGNGLTITKFSGDGIVPGCFLSNQNSTVDATISFQGTKYFLPAWSVSILPDCKKEVYNTAKVKTQTSIMVTKKDNAGDQSKDLGWSWKPERLHDSAKGFGNSFTVNKLLEQKTTTVDASDYLWYTTNVEVSKKESFTLSVSTTGHILYAFVNGRLVGSEYATGGNYNFIFERKVTFKPGKNQISLLSATVGLRNYGAFYDNTPDGIVGGPVKLIGKNNTILDLSESNWSYKIGLDGEVRKLQLDEERWYSGVIPTKRPFTWYKTTFQAPLGSEPVVVDLLGLGKGEAWVNGNSLGRFWPNFTANPDGCKQCDYRGNFQTNKCQTACGEASQRWYHVPRSFLKRGEPNTLTLFEEAGGDPNQVNFQTVTVGTACTSAGEGDALSLSCQGGRTISSVDFATFGEPDGTCGAYVSGGCGSDEAVAILKDACLGRESCSIKISDTIGTSCAKLASPRKLVGQVTCS; this is encoded by the exons ATGGAGATCTCTAAGTGCTGCTTGCTGCTGTTGGTCGCCTCTTCTCTCTACTACATTGTTTGCTCCACCACGGTTTCTCATGATGGACGAGCACTCGTCATCGATGGCCAGCGTCGCGTCATCTTCTCTGGCTCCATCCACTACCCCCGTAGTACTCCCGAG ATGTGGCCCGACTTGATACGGAAATCGAAGGAAGGAGGGCTTGATGCAATCGAGACTTATGTTTTCTGGAATGGCCATGAGCCCAGGAGACGTGAG TACAACTTCGAAGGCAATTATGACCTCATCAGGTTCCTCAAGGAAGTGCAGAATGCTGGACTATATGCCATCCTTCGGATTGGTCCATATGTTTGTGCTGAGTGGAATTATGG AGGACTTCCTGTTTGGTTGTACAAAATTCCAGGGATGCAAACTAGAACAGATAACCAACCATGGAAG GATGAGATGCAAAATTTTACTACATTGATAGTGGACAAGGTGAAGGAAGAAAGGCTGTTGGCAACACAAGGAGGCCCTATCATTCTGCTTCAG ATCGAGAATGAATATGGCAATGGTGACATCGAGATACGCTATGGTGAAGCTGGACCCAGATACATCAACTGGTGTGCAAACATGGCAGAGTCTTTGGTTTCAGATGTGCCATGGATCATGTGCCAGCAATCTGATGCTCCACAACCAATG ATCAACACCTGCAATGGATTCTCTGGCTGTGATGGTTTCACCCCCAACAACGGGAACAGTCCCAAGATCTGGACAGAGAATTGGACTGGCTC GTTCAAGATCTGGGGTTCTCCACACCCACATAGGCCAGTTGAAGAGGTGGCTTTTCAGGTTGCTCGTTTCTTCCAAAGCAATGGGACAGTACAGAACTACTACATG TATCATGGAGGAACCAATTTTGGTCGTACTTCAGGAGGCCCATACATTGCCACAAGCTATGATTATGATGCTCCTCTTGATGAGTATG GTAATATAAGGCAACCCAAGTGGGGGCATTTGAAGGAACTCCATGCTTCTGTTAAGCTGATGGAGAAGGCCCTCACCTATGGAGAAGTTGTTGAAGATCATCTTGGCAATGGATTGACA ATTACCAAGTTCTCTGGTGATGGGATTGTTCCTGGTTGTTTCCTAAGTAACCAGAACAGCACGGTTGATGCCACCATAAGCTTTCAGGGAACCAAGTATTTCTTGCCTGCCTGGTCTGTCAGCATTCTTCCGGACTGTAAGAAAGAGGTTTACAACACTGCCAAG GTGAAAACTCAGACTTCTATCATGGTGACGAAGAAAGACAATGCTGGTGATCAATCCAAAGACTTGGGTTGGTCATGGAAGCCTGAGAGATTGCATGACTCTGCTAAAGGTTTTGGAAATTCCTTCACTGTTAACAAGCTCTTGGAGCAGAAAACCACCACTGTTGATGCCAGTGACTACTTGTGGTACACCACCAA TGTGGAAGTAAGCAAGAAGGAATCATTTACTCTTAGTGTCAGCACCACTGGGCACATCCTCTATGCCTTTGTTAATGGCAGGCTAGTAG GTTCTGAGTATGCTACTGGTGGAAATTATAACTTTATATTTGAGAGGAAAGTGACCTTCAAGCCTGggaaaaatcaaatatcattgCTTAGTGCTACTGTTGGTCTTAGG AACTATGGTGCATTTTATGATAATACTCCAGATGGGATTGTTGGTGGCCCAGTCAAATTGATTGGGAAGAACAATACTATTCTGGATCTATCCGAATCAAATTGGTCTTACAAG ATTGGCTTAGATGGAGAAGTTAGGAAGCTCCAGCTTGATGAAGAAAGGTGGTATTCTGGTGTAATTCCAACCAAGAGACCTTTCACTTGGTACAAG ACAACATTCCAAGCTCCACTAGGATCAGAACCAGTCGTCGTCGACTTGCTCGGACTCGGCAAAGGAGAGGCGTGGGTGAACGGCAACAGCCTCGGTCGCTTCTGGCCAAACTTCACCGCTAATCCCGACGGCTGCAAGCAATGCGACTACCGCGGCAATTTCCAGACGAACAAGTGTCAGACCGCCTGCGGAGAGGCTTCCCAACGATGGTATCACGTTCCCCGGTCGTTCCTGAAGCGCGGAGAGCCCAACACCCTGACGCTGTTCGAGGAGGCCGGCGGCGACCCGAACCAGGTCAACTTCCAGACCGTTACTGTTGGCACCGCGTGCACCAGCGCCGGCGAGGGAGACGCGCTGAGCTTGTCGTGCCAAGGAGGGCGCACCATTTCGAGTGTAGACTTTGCTACCTTCGGCGAACCTGATGGGACCTGCGGCGCTTACGTGAGCGGCGGATGTGGCTCCGACGAGGCTGTCGCTATCTTGAAGGATGCTTGTCTGGGAAGGGAGTCATGCTCGATCAAGATCAGTGACACGATTGGGACTTCTTGTGCCAAACTTGCCTCACCGAGGAAGCTCGTAGGTCAAGTTACATGTTCATGA